A region from the Candidatus Zixiibacteriota bacterium genome encodes:
- a CDS encoding thrombospondin type 3 repeat-containing protein: MKGRVRARLRRRHALLSALAAGLLLIPGLASAETAPPIGDIHRPFSVRTTDAEARQLQAESAPGLHAALAGAAGPQRLEVPLPTGEAALLELERFDVVAPDARFVIAGPGGGADLPPSDVLLYRGRIAGDEYSSAFLAVSGSGMINGFIDAAGTRYLLATPSASLKSGDRTVTIREAAGIGELEVPFCGTEPGSAFDDDLEMVKEAALKTSAGPKLLYLAIDADQAYVNMFGSAVEARDYIVQLAGAASAIYVRDLDLRLWLRFARLWPSGGEPFSPQDLYGFRDYWQVNEDPSPFNIIHMFSGRRDTPYGGVSFISNTCNGNAYGIDALLNGSFTAPVTYPDNGNWDINVFPHEMGHNCGTYHTHDDQYNPHIDDCGNGTPSVSTMMSYCHTFQGYQRNIDLRFHRRVVGIIRSVTYAAGCHGFDCNGNGVPDDADIAAGSSLDVNSDGIRDECQDCNGNGTLDPLEIAGGAPDVDGNGILDACEADCNSNGLPDRYETWALLAADADGNFRPDACDPDCDNNGQLDYSQIQANLALDLDRNRVLDQCQDCNGNFVPDWMDMGRQFNVFTGDRVLTGIAEFHEASGVTVGSYPSVATANDVLADPAGSYMWVAATDGQVYRHAVGSGTLSVFIAAGSGGLGQPSGLLIPPSGELLVLDLTNAAVRRYNRSTGAFLGNLVAPGGGGVTQPRGMVFSPDGASLLVNSSDNGVYRFLAATGASLGLFVSPGSGGLSGPRGMAFLPNGNLVVSSYNTNQVLEYDGTTGAFVREFTDEFGLSLPWGLRIGPNGHLFIGAEGAVFEYFPDLGKYYRRFVRGTSAVDQVSGLDFLPASPHDVNGNRVLDVCEAGDLDGDGVPNVNDNCPTHPNPAQTDGDGDGAGDACDNCLATVNPDQRDVDNDTHGDLCDDCPAEYDPAQADSDGDGRGDACDNCPALANADQADDDFDFVGNLCDLCPNDPINDPDGDDLCASVDNCPLNYNPGQEDLNGNGVGDACELLVYDTVATQSTQLIIGSTGNFAREGTGGATLDYYDAGDCEWIYLYDGSPVIAYQSGPATIAASSLYGDNGFKNDPAGKLSVPTIDSGAFQVFRSANVTTADGTIGLQKIWYAPRQPDTAQFVIQRLRVYSADGAVHTGVAIGEFMDWDIPGSGNAGGIDAVRNLIYLQGSGSGCEDNSLRQGGVALLGTVVDSLCIDPAAVPYGAITQANSVYIYPTGNLVPSEVWTLMQQPGYSALTSYTDQFILMTYYNAASVAPGDTIDIYSVLATTLGSAPRTLPVVVDQARVWFAGHVGCYQGGGCCVLRGDFNDDGSVKVSDLTGLVNYLFRGGPAPACLDHGDTNGDGSIKVSDLTLLINYLFRGGPPPVACP; encoded by the coding sequence ATGAAAGGCCGTGTTCGCGCCCGACTCCGCCGTCGGCATGCGTTGCTGTCGGCGCTGGCCGCGGGACTGCTCCTGATCCCGGGCCTTGCCTCCGCCGAGACCGCCCCGCCGATCGGCGATATTCACCGCCCCTTCAGCGTTCGAACGACCGACGCCGAGGCGCGGCAGTTGCAGGCCGAGTCGGCGCCGGGTCTCCACGCCGCGCTGGCCGGAGCCGCCGGCCCTCAGCGGCTCGAGGTTCCGCTGCCGACCGGCGAGGCGGCGCTGCTGGAACTGGAGCGCTTCGACGTCGTGGCGCCGGACGCCCGGTTCGTTATCGCGGGCCCCGGCGGCGGCGCCGACCTGCCCCCGTCCGACGTCCTCCTCTACCGCGGCCGGATCGCCGGCGATGAGTACTCCTCGGCTTTCCTCGCCGTCTCCGGGAGCGGCATGATCAACGGTTTCATCGACGCGGCGGGGACGCGCTATCTGCTGGCGACGCCGTCCGCCTCCCTGAAATCGGGCGATCGCACGGTGACCATCCGCGAGGCCGCCGGCATCGGCGAACTCGAAGTGCCCTTCTGCGGCACGGAACCGGGGAGCGCGTTCGACGACGATCTGGAGATGGTCAAGGAAGCGGCGCTCAAGACGTCGGCCGGACCGAAACTGCTGTATCTGGCGATTGACGCCGACCAGGCCTATGTCAACATGTTCGGCAGCGCCGTGGAGGCGCGCGACTACATCGTGCAGCTGGCCGGCGCGGCGAGCGCCATCTACGTGCGCGACCTCGACCTGCGCCTGTGGCTGCGTTTCGCCCGCCTCTGGCCGTCCGGCGGCGAACCCTTCTCCCCCCAGGATCTCTACGGATTCCGCGACTACTGGCAGGTGAACGAAGACCCCTCGCCGTTCAACATCATTCACATGTTTTCCGGGCGGCGGGACACGCCCTACGGCGGCGTGTCCTTCATCTCGAATACCTGCAACGGCAACGCCTACGGAATCGACGCCCTGCTCAACGGCAGCTTCACGGCCCCCGTCACCTACCCCGACAACGGCAACTGGGACATCAATGTATTCCCCCACGAAATGGGCCACAACTGCGGCACGTACCACACGCACGACGACCAGTACAACCCGCACATCGACGACTGCGGCAACGGCACGCCGTCGGTGAGCACCATGATGAGCTACTGCCACACTTTCCAGGGATACCAGCGCAATATCGACCTGCGTTTTCACCGCCGGGTGGTCGGGATCATCCGCTCCGTCACCTATGCCGCCGGCTGCCACGGCTTCGACTGCAACGGCAACGGGGTTCCCGACGACGCCGACATCGCCGCCGGGTCGAGCCTGGACGTCAACAGCGACGGTATTCGCGATGAGTGCCAGGACTGCAACGGCAACGGGACTCTCGACCCGCTGGAGATCGCCGGCGGGGCTCCCGATGTCGACGGCAACGGCATTCTCGACGCCTGCGAGGCCGACTGCAACAGCAACGGGTTGCCCGACCGGTACGAGACGTGGGCTCTGCTGGCGGCCGATGCCGACGGGAATTTCCGGCCCGACGCCTGCGACCCCGACTGCGACAACAACGGCCAACTCGATTACAGCCAGATCCAGGCCAACCTGGCTCTCGATCTCGATCGCAACCGCGTGCTCGACCAGTGCCAGGACTGCAATGGGAACTTCGTCCCCGACTGGATGGACATGGGCCGCCAGTTCAACGTGTTCACGGGCGACCGTGTGCTCACGGGGATCGCCGAATTCCACGAGGCCAGCGGCGTGACCGTGGGCAGCTACCCGTCTGTTGCCACGGCCAACGACGTGCTGGCCGACCCGGCCGGCAGCTACATGTGGGTGGCGGCGACCGACGGTCAGGTGTATCGGCACGCGGTCGGCAGCGGCACGCTCAGCGTCTTCATCGCCGCCGGCAGCGGCGGACTCGGGCAGCCCTCCGGCCTGCTCATTCCGCCGTCCGGCGAACTGCTCGTGCTCGACCTGACCAACGCCGCCGTCCGCCGCTACAACCGCAGCACCGGAGCCTTCCTCGGCAACCTCGTCGCTCCCGGCGGCGGCGGGGTGACGCAGCCGCGCGGCATGGTATTCAGCCCCGACGGCGCTTCCCTGCTGGTCAACAGCTCCGACAACGGCGTCTACCGCTTCCTGGCCGCGACCGGCGCCTCTCTCGGGCTGTTCGTTTCGCCCGGCAGCGGCGGTCTCTCCGGCCCGCGCGGCATGGCCTTCCTCCCCAACGGCAACCTGGTCGTGTCGTCCTACAACACCAACCAGGTGCTTGAATACGACGGCACGACCGGCGCGTTTGTCCGGGAGTTCACCGATGAGTTCGGCCTCAGCTTGCCGTGGGGGCTCCGCATCGGCCCGAACGGCCACCTCTTCATCGGCGCCGAGGGCGCCGTGTTCGAGTATTTCCCCGATCTCGGTAAGTACTACCGCCGCTTTGTGCGCGGCACGAGCGCTGTCGACCAGGTCTCGGGTCTCGACTTCCTGCCCGCCTCGCCGCACGACGTCAACGGCAACCGCGTGCTCGATGTCTGCGAGGCGGGCGACCTTGACGGCGACGGCGTCCCCAATGTCAACGACAACTGCCCGACACATCCCAATCCGGCGCAGACCGATGGCGACGGCGACGGCGCGGGCGACGCCTGCGACAACTGCCTGGCGACCGTGAATCCCGACCAGCGCGATGTGGATAACGACACTCATGGCGACCTCTGCGACGATTGTCCCGCCGAGTACGATCCCGCGCAGGCCGACTCCGACGGCGATGGGCGCGGCGATGCCTGCGACAACTGCCCCGCGCTGGCCAACGCCGACCAGGCCGATGACGACTTCGACTTTGTCGGCAACCTCTGCGATCTCTGCCCAAACGACCCGATCAACGATCCCGACGGCGACGACCTCTGCGCCTCGGTCGACAACTGCCCGCTCAACTACAATCCCGGGCAGGAGGATCTGAACGGCAACGGCGTCGGCGATGCCTGCGAACTGCTGGTCTACGACACCGTCGCCACCCAGTCCACGCAGTTGATCATCGGAAGCACGGGGAACTTCGCGCGCGAGGGCACGGGGGGCGCCACCCTCGATTACTACGACGCCGGCGACTGCGAGTGGATCTACCTCTACGACGGATCGCCGGTGATCGCCTACCAGAGCGGCCCGGCCACGATCGCCGCCTCGTCGCTCTACGGCGACAACGGTTTCAAGAACGACCCGGCGGGCAAGCTCTCGGTCCCGACGATCGACTCCGGCGCCTTCCAGGTCTTCCGCTCAGCCAACGTGACCACGGCCGACGGGACGATCGGCCTGCAGAAAATCTGGTATGCGCCGCGGCAGCCCGACACCGCCCAGTTCGTGATCCAGCGGCTCCGCGTGTATTCGGCCGACGGGGCCGTCCACACCGGCGTCGCCATCGGCGAGTTCATGGACTGGGACATCCCAGGCAGCGGCAACGCCGGGGGGATCGATGCTGTCCGCAACCTGATCTACCTGCAGGGGAGCGGGTCCGGCTGCGAGGACAACTCCCTGCGGCAGGGCGGAGTCGCGCTGCTGGGGACGGTGGTCGACAGTCTCTGCATCGACCCCGCCGCCGTGCCCTACGGAGCGATCACCCAGGCCAATTCCGTCTACATCTATCCGACCGGCAATCTTGTTCCCAGCGAGGTCTGGACGCTCATGCAGCAGCCCGGCTACTCCGCTCTGACGTCCTACACTGATCAGTTCATCCTGATGACCTACTACAACGCCGCCTCGGTTGCGCCCGGCGACACCATCGACATCTACTCCGTCCTGGCGACCACGCTCGGGTCGGCGCCCCGGACCCTCCCGGTGGTGGTGGACCAGGCGCGGGTGTGGTTCGCCGGCCACGTCGGCTGCTACCAGGGCGGCGGCTGCTGCGTACTTCGCGGGGACTTCAATGACGACGGCTCCGTGAAGGTCTCCGACCTGACCGGTCTGGTCAACTACCTGTTCCGGGGCGGCCCCGCCCCGGCCTGCCTCGACCACGGCGACACCAACGGCGACGGGTCGATCAAGGTCTCGGATCTTACCCTGTTGATCAACTACCTGTTCCGGGGCGGTCCGCCCCCGGTCGCCTGCCCGTAG
- a CDS encoding GNAT family N-acetyltransferase → MITTAPDSITKIPSLQGALINLRPVRPADIRAIARYANDPSVARWVPNLPHPYTSAHALQWVRLAKQLASDAAGYSFGIEHPDSGEIIGMIGLKDVDWTDRRAEVGYWLAKTMWRRGYMEEALGLAARFAFRDLRLHRLTALVLAPNVGSARLLEKVGFRYEGTRRKDCRLRRRWYDVAVYGLLAREWAGPPARRP, encoded by the coding sequence ATGATAACAACCGCCCCCGACAGTATCACTAAGATCCCCTCCCTTCAGGGCGCTCTCATCAACCTCCGGCCGGTACGCCCGGCCGATATCCGCGCCATCGCCCGCTATGCCAACGACCCCTCGGTTGCCCGGTGGGTGCCGAACCTTCCCCACCCCTATACCTCCGCCCACGCCCTGCAGTGGGTGCGGTTGGCGAAGCAGCTGGCGAGCGATGCCGCCGGGTACAGCTTTGGTATCGAGCATCCCGACTCGGGGGAAATTATCGGTATGATCGGGCTGAAAGATGTGGATTGGACCGACCGCCGGGCAGAAGTCGGCTACTGGCTTGCGAAGACCATGTGGCGGCGCGGCTATATGGAGGAGGCGCTTGGGCTGGCCGCCCGGTTCGCCTTCCGCGACCTCCGCCTCCACCGCCTCACCGCCCTCGTCCTGGCCCCCAACGTCGGCTCTGCCAGATTGCTGGAGAAAGTCGGGTTCCGGTACGAGGGGACCCGGCGCAAGGACTGCCGCCTCCGGCGCCGCTGGTACGATGTGGCCGTCTACGGGCTGCTCGCGCGCGAGTGGGCGGGTCCGCCGGCCCGCCGCCCGTGA
- a CDS encoding GNAT family N-acetyltransferase, producing MIARRSAVPRVLPTLDGERVRLRPLRHDDALAICRWLQDPELSRRLELLERPFTLGTARMWVRIAVAGVGDRTGFFFAIADCRTDDLLGMIALHGVNWHDRNGEIFYWLARPFWRSGLTEDALRLLLGFAFRRLRLHRVWASVVETNRPSTALLEKAGFSREVVRRDARRRGRAWLDMYTYGLLGEEFAPQRRRV from the coding sequence ATGATCGCCCGTCGTTCTGCAGTTCCCCGCGTGTTGCCCACTCTCGATGGGGAGCGGGTGCGCCTTCGGCCTCTGCGCCATGATGACGCCTTGGCCATATGCCGGTGGCTCCAGGATCCTGAGCTATCCCGCCGTCTCGAACTGCTTGAGCGACCGTTCACATTGGGGACCGCCCGGATGTGGGTTCGGATCGCCGTCGCAGGTGTCGGGGACCGGACCGGCTTCTTTTTCGCGATCGCCGATTGCAGAACCGACGATTTGCTCGGGATGATAGCTCTGCATGGGGTGAACTGGCATGACCGCAACGGCGAGATCTTCTACTGGCTGGCACGGCCGTTCTGGCGGAGCGGTCTCACCGAAGATGCGCTCCGCCTGCTCCTCGGATTTGCTTTTCGCCGGCTCCGCCTTCACCGCGTCTGGGCCAGCGTCGTCGAAACCAACCGCCCTTCCACGGCCCTGCTCGAAAAAGCCGGCTTCTCCCGCGAGGTGGTACGGCGCGACGCGCGCCGCCGGGGGCGCGCCTGGTTGGATATGTACACCTATGGTCTCCTGGGGGAGGAATTTGCCCCGCAGCGCCGCCGCGTATGA
- the bcp gene encoding thioredoxin-dependent thiol peroxidase — MAVSSAVTVGRKAPAFALPNQQGDTARLSDYEGKWVVLYFYPKDDTPGCTTEACDFTDNLSRLDKLNAVVLGVSPDSVESHARFVEKHNLKVTLLSDPEKKVLQMYGAFGEKMMYGKATVGVIRSTYLIDPGGRIAYAWPNVKATGHAEKVAAKLAELAQR; from the coding sequence ATGGCGGTATCAAGCGCGGTGACAGTCGGCAGGAAAGCCCCGGCCTTCGCCCTGCCCAACCAGCAGGGCGATACAGCTCGGCTCTCGGATTACGAGGGGAAATGGGTGGTCCTCTACTTCTACCCCAAGGACGATACGCCGGGATGTACGACCGAAGCCTGCGACTTCACCGATAATCTGAGCCGGTTGGACAAGCTCAATGCCGTCGTGCTCGGCGTCTCGCCCGATTCGGTCGAGAGCCATGCGCGGTTCGTGGAGAAACACAACCTGAAGGTCACCCTCCTTTCGGATCCCGAGAAGAAGGTGCTGCAGATGTACGGCGCCTTCGGCGAGAAGATGATGTACGGCAAGGCGACGGTCGGGGTGATTCGCTCCACCTATCTGATCGATCCGGGCGGCCGCATCGCCTACGCTTGGCCTAACGTGAAAGCGACCGGCCATGCTGAGAAAGTCGCCGCGAAACTGGCGGAGCTGGCGCAGCGATGA
- a CDS encoding DUF1905 domain-containing protein yields the protein MKPVTCRAELVQDDATSGCGITLPFDPKAQFGKVRAPVVATINRYSFRTTVFSMGGCYWIPVNKSNRDAAGIAPGDRFKLRIALDTEPRAVTPPADLKEALAGDPTAKTVWDKLSYTHRREYVEWIAQAKKPETRARRLQKTLERLKEPR from the coding sequence ATGAAACCGGTCACCTGCCGGGCCGAATTGGTCCAGGATGACGCCACCAGCGGCTGCGGAATCACGCTGCCGTTCGACCCGAAAGCGCAATTCGGCAAAGTTCGGGCGCCCGTGGTCGCCACGATCAACCGGTATTCATTCCGCACGACCGTTTTCTCCATGGGCGGCTGCTACTGGATTCCGGTTAATAAATCCAACCGTGACGCGGCCGGCATTGCGCCGGGAGACCGGTTCAAGCTCCGAATCGCACTCGATACTGAACCCCGCGCCGTTACTCCGCCGGCGGACTTGAAGGAAGCCCTGGCCGGCGATCCCACGGCCAAAACCGTTTGGGACAAACTCAGCTATACCCACCGCCGCGAGTACGTCGAGTGGATCGCGCAGGCCAAAAAGCCGGAGACCCGGGCGCGCCGCCTGCAGAAAACGCTCGAAAGGCTGAAAGAACCTCGGTGA
- a CDS encoding aspartate aminotransferase family protein, whose protein sequence is MNSNDRTAARHTPIDLSPEEFRALGRDLVDRLAGLFASLRTRPVTPEAAPGRIRERLGADRPLPDQGSDPAALLADAADLLFEHSLFNGHPRFWGYITSSPAPIGALADLLAAAVNPNVGGWKLSPMASEIEAQTVRWIAELVGYPADCGGLLTSGGNAANFIGILAARAARAPWAVREEGMRGGRRMIIYASSETHTWLQKAADLFGFGTEAIAWIPVDRFRRMDLARLEARVRTDRAEGHFPLAVVGSAGTVSTGAVDPLRDLAAFGRDQGLWFHVDGAYGGFAAALPEASEDLHSLALADSLAIDPHKWLYAPLEAGCALVRDAEKLRHAFSYHPPYYHFEEEAINYFDYGLQNSRGFRALKVWLALRQVGRAGYVQMIRDDIALARHLFAHLAAYPDLERFTCDLSIATFRYVPADLRAGGGEEAREYLNELNENILERIERGGEAFLSPAMIEGVYALRACVVNFRTTREDIEALPEIVVRVGRAADAARREKTLRR, encoded by the coding sequence GTGAACAGCAATGACCGCACTGCCGCCCGCCATACGCCGATCGATCTGTCGCCGGAGGAATTCCGGGCGCTCGGCCGCGACCTCGTGGACCGCCTTGCCGGGCTGTTCGCCTCGCTGCGCACCCGTCCGGTGACGCCCGAGGCGGCGCCGGGCCGCATCCGCGAGCGCCTCGGCGCCGACCGCCCGCTGCCCGATCAGGGATCCGACCCGGCCGCGCTGCTGGCCGACGCCGCCGACCTGTTGTTTGAGCACTCTCTGTTCAACGGCCACCCCCGCTTCTGGGGATACATCACCTCCTCGCCCGCGCCGATCGGCGCGCTCGCCGACCTGCTCGCGGCGGCGGTGAATCCGAATGTCGGCGGGTGGAAACTGTCGCCGATGGCCTCCGAGATCGAGGCCCAGACCGTCCGCTGGATCGCCGAACTGGTCGGGTACCCCGCCGACTGCGGCGGCCTGCTCACCAGCGGCGGCAACGCCGCCAACTTCATCGGCATCCTCGCCGCCCGCGCCGCGCGCGCGCCCTGGGCCGTGCGCGAGGAGGGGATGCGCGGGGGCCGGCGCATGATCATCTACGCCTCCTCCGAGACGCACACCTGGCTGCAGAAGGCCGCCGACCTGTTCGGATTCGGCACCGAGGCGATCGCCTGGATCCCGGTCGACCGTTTCCGGCGGATGGATCTCGCCCGCCTTGAGGCGCGGGTGCGGACCGACCGGGCCGAGGGACACTTTCCGCTGGCGGTCGTGGGCTCGGCGGGGACGGTGAGCACCGGGGCGGTCGACCCGCTCCGCGACCTCGCTGCGTTCGGCCGCGACCAGGGGCTGTGGTTCCATGTCGACGGCGCCTACGGCGGGTTCGCGGCCGCGCTCCCGGAAGCGTCCGAGGATCTGCACAGCCTCGCCCTGGCCGATTCGCTCGCGATCGATCCGCACAAGTGGCTCTATGCGCCGCTGGAGGCCGGCTGCGCGCTGGTGAGGGATGCCGAGAAGCTGCGCCACGCCTTCTCCTACCACCCGCCGTACTACCATTTCGAGGAGGAAGCGATCAACTACTTCGACTACGGCCTGCAGAATTCCCGCGGTTTCCGCGCGCTCAAAGTCTGGCTGGCCCTCCGCCAGGTCGGTCGGGCGGGCTATGTGCAGATGATCCGCGACGACATCGCCCTCGCCCGCCACCTCTTCGCGCATCTCGCCGCGTATCCGGACCTGGAGCGTTTCACCTGCGATCTTAGCATCGCCACTTTTCGCTACGTGCCGGCGGACCTGCGGGCCGGCGGCGGGGAGGAGGCCCGGGAGTACCTGAATGAACTGAACGAAAATATCCTTGAGCGCATTGAGCGCGGGGGAGAGGCCTTCCTCTCGCCGGCGATGATCGAGGGCGTCTATGCGCTGCGCGCCTGCGTGGTGAATTTTCGCACCACGCGCGAGGACATCGAGGCGCTCCCGGAAATCGTCGTGCGGGTCGGGCGCGCGGCGGACGCGGCGCGGCGCGAAAAGACACTCCGCCGGTAG
- a CDS encoding PIG-L family deacetylase: MADTLRLMGILAHPDDESLGMGGAFARYAREGVETFLITATRGERGRFRDLRGEARPPMPVVARAREGELRAAARVLGVREVHFLDYVDGDLDRAEPAEAIARIVGHLRRLNPQVVVTFAPDGAYGHPDHIAISQFTTAAIVAAADPAFPAPGAPPHAVAKLYYLAWTRAKWDAYQAAFKQLATTVDGVERRATPWPDWAITTVVDTAAYWAVAWEAISCHETQLAIYTKLADLPPEYHRSLWGTQEFYRAFSLVNGGRKRETDLFEGLR, from the coding sequence GTGGCGGACACGCTGCGACTCATGGGCATCCTGGCGCACCCGGACGACGAATCGCTCGGCATGGGCGGAGCCTTCGCCCGCTACGCCCGCGAGGGGGTTGAAACCTTTCTCATCACCGCCACCCGGGGCGAGCGCGGCCGGTTTCGTGATCTCCGCGGCGAGGCCCGCCCGCCGATGCCGGTCGTGGCCCGCGCGCGCGAGGGAGAGCTCCGCGCGGCGGCCCGCGTTCTGGGCGTCCGGGAGGTCCACTTCCTGGACTATGTCGACGGCGACCTCGACCGGGCCGAACCGGCCGAGGCGATCGCCCGGATCGTCGGCCACCTGCGGCGGCTGAACCCGCAGGTGGTGGTGACGTTCGCGCCCGACGGCGCCTACGGCCACCCGGACCACATTGCGATTTCGCAGTTCACCACCGCCGCCATCGTCGCCGCCGCCGATCCGGCCTTCCCCGCTCCCGGCGCGCCTCCCCACGCAGTCGCCAAGCTGTACTACCTGGCCTGGACCAGGGCCAAGTGGGATGCGTATCAGGCGGCGTTCAAGCAGCTCGCGACGACGGTCGACGGGGTTGAGCGCCGGGCGACTCCCTGGCCCGACTGGGCGATCACCACGGTCGTCGACACCGCCGCCTACTGGGCGGTCGCGTGGGAGGCCATCTCCTGCCACGAGACCCAGCTGGCGATCTACACCAAGCTGGCCGACCTGCCCCCCGAGTACCACCGCTCCCTCTGGGGCACGCAGGAATTCTACCGCGCTTTCAGCCTCGTTAACGGCGGCCGGAAGCGCGAGACCGACTTGTTCGAGGGACTGCGCTGA
- a CDS encoding DUF899 family protein, which produces MITRFGLTTTSQEAEMFATDSATTRRRIEDLRHQLLELRRQVRELRKTVPEEVIGREYVFAGPRGIRITLADLFGDRDELIIIHNMGRACRYCTLWADGLNGLVPHLAGRASLVLVSPDPPEIQQAFAASRGWQFDLWSTGAEFLVDMKMADEKGSPWPGISAFVRRPDGTIVRTAFDYFGPGDDYCAVWHIWDMFPSGAGGWEPREG; this is translated from the coding sequence GTGATCACGCGGTTCGGCCTCACTACTACCAGTCAGGAGGCCGAGATGTTTGCGACCGATTCAGCGACCACCCGCCGGCGTATCGAGGATTTGCGCCATCAACTCCTCGAACTCCGGCGCCAGGTGCGCGAGTTGCGGAAAACCGTGCCGGAGGAGGTGATTGGCCGCGAGTACGTCTTTGCGGGTCCGCGCGGAATCCGCATCACCCTCGCCGACCTCTTCGGGGACCGGGACGAGCTCATCATCATACACAACATGGGACGCGCCTGCCGGTACTGCACGCTCTGGGCGGACGGCCTCAACGGTCTCGTCCCGCACCTGGCCGGCCGGGCGTCTCTCGTCCTCGTGTCGCCGGATCCGCCCGAAATCCAGCAGGCGTTCGCCGCCTCCCGCGGGTGGCAGTTCGACCTCTGGTCGACCGGCGCCGAGTTCCTCGTCGACATGAAGATGGCCGACGAGAAGGGTTCCCCCTGGCCGGGGATCTCCGCCTTCGTCCGGCGGCCCGACGGGACCATCGTGCGCACCGCTTTCGATTACTTCGGCCCGGGCGACGACTACTGCGCGGTCTGGCACATCTGGGACATGTTCCCTTCCGGCGCCGGGGGATGGGAGCCGCGCGAGGGCTGA
- a CDS encoding cytochrome b/b6 domain-containing protein, protein MSRPAPTISLPARTAHALAIALFILLAATGLRIAVVNGAEWLSPEVRALIDRLTPTGNIYRLHLFAGVLLAATGIFYCAYLLFTGEHRRLTDLFHRSEYSFTRKLTYLSMLVLAAAALLTGTSLAAGLYSGGPGYLFNSFVHQWSFRLLVLFAALHTLEVSLSLRGRVACMFSGKPLVGAVRWPALAIAAAVAVAGGTALHVSLGRPPTLACRAAGSPIVIDGYLGEGEWAGADSAIVQTQGGANFLYAAAPVTVKTARDRQRIFFLLRWPDDTRSLNRHLVKTDTGWIPERSVFTGPYGEDIFFEDQAALYFSRSGGCASTCHVGRASRPGRHFTGGDTADVWVWMAVSTNPTAEADDRYWAAPAGESGDGRFFDNLAAGGYRDNLDSILRFPYFVPTHRLFRDWLLYGTPGYEAYDHRADTFPLGHRIPAVLVAPSTGDRGDIEARGVWREGVWTVELSRLLATGSPTDIGFQSELYLGIAVFDNAEKKHAGHLRPLRLVME, encoded by the coding sequence ATGTCGCGCCCGGCCCCCACGATCAGCTTACCCGCACGGACCGCCCACGCGCTGGCCATCGCGCTGTTCATCCTCTTGGCGGCGACCGGCTTGCGCATCGCCGTCGTCAACGGCGCGGAGTGGCTGTCACCCGAGGTCCGCGCGCTCATCGACCGGCTTACCCCGACCGGCAACATCTACCGCCTCCACCTTTTCGCCGGCGTGCTCTTGGCCGCCACCGGCATCTTCTATTGCGCCTATCTCCTGTTCACCGGCGAGCACCGCCGGCTGACCGATCTCTTCCACAGGTCCGAATATTCGTTCACGCGGAAGCTGACATACCTGTCCATGCTGGTCCTCGCCGCCGCCGCACTCCTCACCGGCACAAGCCTCGCGGCCGGTCTCTACTCCGGCGGCCCCGGCTACCTGTTCAACAGCTTCGTGCACCAGTGGAGCTTCCGGCTCCTCGTCCTCTTCGCGGCGCTGCACACGCTGGAGGTTTCTCTGTCGCTGCGCGGGCGGGTCGCCTGCATGTTTTCCGGGAAGCCCTTGGTCGGCGCGGTGAGGTGGCCCGCGCTGGCAATCGCCGCCGCCGTCGCCGTGGCCGGCGGGACCGCGCTCCACGTCTCCCTCGGCCGGCCGCCGACGCTCGCCTGCCGGGCTGCGGGCAGCCCGATCGTGATCGACGGTTACCTGGGGGAGGGCGAGTGGGCCGGTGCAGATTCGGCCATCGTCCAAACCCAGGGCGGCGCCAACTTCCTCTATGCGGCTGCGCCGGTGACGGTCAAGACTGCGCGCGACCGCCAGCGCATCTTCTTCCTCCTGCGCTGGCCCGACGACACCCGCTCACTCAACCGCCACCTCGTCAAGACGGACACCGGATGGATCCCGGAGCGGTCGGTTTTCACCGGCCCGTACGGCGAGGACATCTTCTTCGAGGACCAGGCGGCGCTCTATTTCAGCCGCTCGGGAGGGTGTGCCTCGACCTGCCACGTCGGCCGCGCGAGCCGCCCCGGACGGCATTTCACCGGCGGCGACACGGCCGACGTGTGGGTGTGGATGGCGGTGAGCACCAACCCGACGGCAGAGGCGGACGACCGCTACTGGGCGGCCCCGGCCGGGGAGAGCGGCGACGGGCGGTTCTTCGACAACCTCGCCGCCGGCGGCTATCGCGACAACCTCGACAGCATCCTCCGCTTCCCCTACTTCGTCCCCACCCACCGCCTCTTCCGCGACTGGCTGCTCTACGGGACACCGGGGTACGAGGCCTACGACCATCGGGCCGACACCTTTCCGCTCGGGCACCGCATTCCGGCGGTGCTCGTGGCGCCGTCAACCGGCGACCGGGGCGACATCGAGGCGCGGGGCGTGTGGCGCGAGGGCGTGTGGACGGTCGAGCTGTCGCGCCTGCTGGCGACCGGATCGCCGACCGATATCGGTTTTCAGAGCGAACTCTATCTCGGCATCGCCGTCTTCGACAACGCCGAGAAGAAGCATGCCGGCCACCTGAGGCCGCTGCGGCTGGTGATGGAGTAG